The DNA region CGTGGTCGGCGCCGGTCCGGCCGGGCTGGCGGCCGCGGTCTACGGCGCCTCGGAGGGCCTGTCCACGGTGGTGCTGGAGTCCGAGGCGGTCGGCGGGCAGGCCGGCACCAGCTCGATGATCCGCAACTATCTGGGGTTCCCGCGCGGCATCTCCGGGATGCGGCTCGCCCAACGCGCGCGCAGCCAGGCGACCCGCTTCGGCGCGCGCTTCTTCGTCGGGACGCCCGCGGCCCACCTGGCGCCCGCCGAGAGCGGTGCGCCGCACGTCGTCGAGCTGACCGACGGCACCCGGCTGAGCGCACGGTCCGTGGTGGTGGCCACCGGCGCGCAGTATCGCCGGCTCGCGGTCGAGGCGATCGAGGAGCGGGTCGGGCAGGGAGTCCACTACGGCGCCGCGACCAGCGTCGCCCACGAGACCCGGGGCCGGCCGGTCTACGTGGTCGGAGGCGGCAACTCCGCCGGTCAGGCCGCCCTGCACCTGGCCCGGTACGCCGACCACGTCACCATCGTGATCCGTCGCGAGGACCTCACCGCCACGATGTCGGACTACCTGGTCCGCGAGGTGCACGGCACCAAGCGGATCTCGGTGCGCGCCCGGACGGAGGTGGTCGACGGTCGGGGCGAGGGTCGGTTGGAGGAGGTCACTCTGCGCCACTGCGACACCGGCGAGCACGAGCAGGTCGACTGCGGCGCCCTGATGCTGCTGCTCGGCGCCGACCCGTGCACCGGCTGGCTGACCGGCAGCCTGTGCCTGGCCGACGACGGCTTCGTGGTGACCGGGCGGGACCTGCCGCAGTACAAGTGGTCCGGTGGCATTCCGCCGGAGTCACTCGCCACCAACGTCCCCGGCATCTTCGCGGTCGGCGACATCCGCGCGGGGTCGATGAAACGGGTCGCCTCCGCCGCGGGCGAGGGTGCCGCGGTCGTGCCGCTGGTGCACGCGTACCTGTCCGGACTGGACGGCTGAATCCAGGCGGAGCCCGGCGCCGGCGACCGGGTCAGGGGTGGAGGTGGTCGCGCCAGTCGGCCGGGAGCCGATCCGCCGGCCCCGGCGCGCTCTGCTCCGCGGGGTGGGCCTGCGGGTCGGCGAGCGTCGGGCCCCGCACGCCCGACTCCTTCCGGTAGTCCCAGAACCAGTCCTCGCCCGGCTCGAAGCTCTGCACCACCGGGTGGCCGCTGGTGCGGAAGTGGGCGGTCGCGTGCTGGGACGGGCTGGAGTCGCAGCAGCCGACGTGGCCGCACTGGGCGCAGCGGCGCAGGTGCACCCACCAGCCCGCGGACTCCTCGCACTCCACGCAGCCGGCGCCGGAAGGAGCGGCGGACGGGTCGATGCCTTCGGTCATGCACCCACTCCACTCCGGTCCGCCGTGGTTGGCAAGGGACGGCGATGATCGGATCGCGCTCGGGAGAGGACGTGCGCCAGCAGCGGTGACGATCGGCACCGGACGTGCGCCCGCAGTGGGAGAATCCGCGGGTGATCACGCACGTCGCGACTGCGGCCTCCTCCTCGTCGTCGGCCGACGAGCTCACCACGGCGATCGTCTCCCTGTTCTGGATCGCGTGCGTGGTGGCCGTGTCGCCCCTGGTGGTGAGGCTGGCGCGGGGGCTGGTGCCCGACGTGGTGGTGCTGCTGGTGCTCGGCTGTGCGATCGGCGCCAGCGGCCTGGACCTGGCGTCCACCGGCGACGGGGTGGAGCTGATCCGGGAGCTCGGGCTCGGCCTGCTCTTCCTGATGGCGGGCTCCGAGATCGACCCGGCCACGCTGCGCTCGCAGCAGGGGCGGCACGCCGCGGTGACCTGGCTGCTCTGCCTGGTGCTGGGCTTCGCGTTGGCGTGGGCGTTCATCCCCGACGCCGACTTCCAGGTGGCGCTGGTGCTGGCGATCGCGATCACGTCGACCGCGCTCGGCGCGATCCTGCCGATCCTGCAGGACCGGGGGCTGGGCGGCACCGCGCTCGGTCGCGCCGTGCTCACCCACGGCGCGATGGGCGAGCTCGGCCCGATCCTGGTGATGGCGGTGCTGCTCGGGTCGCGCAGCACACTGAGCACCCTCGCGCTGCTGATCCTGTTCGTGATCATCGCGATCGCGGTCACCGTCGTACCGCGTGCGCTGGTGCTGCGGGTCCCGGGTCTTCGCGTGGCCCTGATGGACGGCATGCACGGCACCGGCCAGACCGGGATGCGGGTGATCTTCCTGCTGCTGCTCACGCTGATGGCGGCCGCCGCGGTCTTCGAGCTCGACGTGGTGCTCGGGGCGTTCGCGGCCGGGTTCATCCTGCGCGAACTGCAGCCGGCCGACGCACACTTCCTCGAGGAGCGCGTCCAGATCGTGGCCTGGAGCCTGCCGGTGCCGGTCTTCTTCGTCACCTCCGGGATGAGCATCGACATCGACGCGGTGATGGAGCGGCCCGGGTTGGTGGTCACCTTCGTGGCGATGATCATCCTGGTGCGCGGCGGCGTGGTGTGGCTGCGTGAACGGTTCGGCGTGACCGGGTCCGGCCTGACCACCCGGGCCGAGCGCTACCAGCTGGCGCTCTACTCGGCGGCCGGTCTGCCCATCATCGTCGCGGTGACCGAGCTCGCGCGGGAGCGGGACCTGATGCCCGAGGACGTGGCTGCCACCCTGGTCGCCGCCGGTGCGGTGACGTTGCTCCTCTTCCCGCTGCTGGCCCGGTTCGGCGGGCGTCGCCGGGAGCGACTCGCGACGCGGAGCTGAGCCGGGTGGGTGGTCCAGCCCGGTGATCGCGGATCGCCGCGGGGCCGCCGAGTAGCGGGTTGTCGCCCGGAGTCGGCACCGGACTGACTACTGTGACCACCCTCACAACCAGTCCCGAGGAGAGCCGCGATGAACGACTCCGCCTTGATCACCGTCGGCCTGCCGATCGCCCTGGCCATCATCATGTTCGGCCTCGGCCTCTCGCTGACGCCGTCGGACTTCGCCCGGGTCGCCCGCAGCCCGAAGGCGGTCGCGATCGCACTGGTGCTGCAGATCCTGGTGCTGCCGGTGATCGCGTTCGGCCTGGTGACCGCCTTCGACCTGGACCCGCTGCTCGCGGTCGGCGTGATGCTGCTCGCCGCCTCGCCCGGCGGGACCACCGCGAACCTGTTCAGCCACCTCTTCCGCGGGGACGTCGCCCTCAACGTCACCCTCACCGCGATCAACTCGGTGCTCGCAGCGGTCAGCATCCCGCTGATCACCAACTTCGCGATCAGCCACTTCGACGCCGACGGGGAGCTCGGCCTGCAGTTCACCAAGGTGATCCAGGTCGTGGCGATCGTGCTGGTGCCGGTCGCGATCGGCATGGTGGTGCGCAGCCGCTCGGCCGAGTTCGCCCACCGCGCGGACAAGCCGGTCCGGATCTTCTCGATCATCGTCCTCGCCGCCGTCGCGATCGGTGCTCTGCTCGGCGAGCGCGACAACATCGGGGAGTACCTGGAGCAGGTCGGCCTCGTCACCGGCCTCTTCTGCCTGATCAGCCTCTCCCTCGGGTACGGCGTGGCGCGGCTGCTCCGGCTCAGCCAGGCGCAGGCCGTCGCGAGCTCGATGGAGATCGGCATCCACAACACGACCATCGCGCTCACCATCGCGCTGAGCGTGCTCGACAGCACCGAGGTCGCCATCCCGAGCGCGGTCTACTCGATCTTGATGTACGTCCTGGCGACCGCCTTCGGCTTCGCGATCAGTCGGGGTCGGACGGGTGCGGAGGAGGCCGTCCCGTCGCACCGGGCGTGACCCGACCGGTCCTATCTCCGTCGGTGGTATCTGCGGTCGCCGTTGGCCAGTCGGGTGGTGGCGTAGGTGGGGTCGTGTTCGCGGTGGTGGTGGAAGGAGCAGAGGAGTAGGCCGTCGGTGAGGTCGGTGCGGCCGCCTTTCGACCAGGGGTCCAGGTGGTGGGCTTCGCACCAGCGGGCTGGGATGGTGCAGCCTTCGGCGCGGCAGGTCTTGTCCCGGAGTCGTAGTGCGGTGCGTTGGGCTGTGGTGAACAGCCGGCGGGCGCGTCCGAGGTCGAGGACTTCGGACTTGCCGCCGAGGACGGCGGGGAGGATCTTGGCGGTGCAGGCCAGCCGGCGGGCGTGGGCGGCGCTGATCCGCTGCTCGCCGTTGGTGTCGTGGCTGGGGTCGAGGAGTCCGGCCGTGGCGAGGTCGCGGGTGAGCTGGGTGTGGTCGATGGTGACGATCACGGTGGTGGTGTCGCCACCGTGGTCGGGCAGGTTCGCGGGGTCGAGGTGCTCCAGGAGTGCTCCGAACGCGAGGCCGCGGGCGTGGTGCTGTGGCAGTCGTTCGGCGTCTGGGTTGGCGCCCGTTCTTGCGTCCTGGTCGGAGGCGTGGTGGCGGGGTGAGGTGTAGGCGTCGAGGTAGGTCGCCAACCGGCCAGCGATGGGGTCGGGGACCAGGGCGGTGATCCGGGTCAGCCCGTCGCCCAGGGACCGGATCCGCAGGCTGGTCTTGGCGTGCGCGGCGGCTTCCAATGCGGCGAGGCGTTTGGCGTCTTCCTCTTCGGCGATCTCGGGGGCGACGACGTCGAGGATCCGGTCCGCGAGGCGACGTAGCTCTTTCGGACCGAACCCACCCTCGGGTATCCCGGGCCGGTCGCCGGTGCCGAGAGCGACGAGGTCGGCCTCGGCCCGCCGCCGCGCCTTGGTGTCGATCCGGGCCGGCAGGGCGTCCAGGCCGGTGGTGATCACCCGCGCCTGCTCCAGGGACAGTGCACCGCGGGCCATCGCCGCCCCACCCGCGGCCAGGACTCGTCGATCGAGGTGGCGACCTTCGACTCCGCACGCAACCGGCCGGGGTCGGTGCCGGTCCGCAACGCCACCCACCCGGCGACATCCCGCGCCCCGTGCGTGTCCGCGATGTCGGCCGACGCGACCAGGACCCGCATCCGCAGCTCCACCACCTGCGCCTCGAGCGCCACCAACCCGGTCAACAGCGCCTCGCGTTCGGGCATGGTGAGGAACCCGGGCTGACGCTCCGCGACCTCACCCAACGCGTCTCGGCACACCGCGACCGCCTCGCCCAGCGGGGTGCGGGTGCCGGTCAGCGACATCGGGAGAACCTTCCGAGACAGGTGCAGCAGATGCCCCGATTCTACGTGATCTCGAACACCAGTTCGAGCCCTACGGAGAGGTTTGTGGAACTGTTCTTGCAGCTCAGAGCCTGTTTTCCACAGATCGTCCGCAGCTCCTGGCCCACTCTGGGACTCGCGTGCCGCGTGGGCACTGACCGGACCAACAGCACGCGCCGACCCACCCAGGCCGACCCACCCAGGCCGACCCACCCAGGCCGACCCACCCAGGCCGACCCACCCAGGCCGACCCACCCAGGCCGACCCACCCAGCCGAGCGGCCCGCGCCGACCCACGCGCCGAGCAGTCGCCGTACTCACCCAGCGGCGACGCAGGCCTCGATCGCCTCGCCCAGGATGTCGATCCCGCGATGCAGGTCGTCGTCCTCGATGGTGAGGGGTGGGGCGATCCGGAAGATCCCGCCCATGCCGGGCAGCTGCACGATGTTGAGGTGGAGGCCGCGCTCCAGGCAGGCAGTGGTGACCGCGCGTCCCAGCTCGTCGGCCGGCGCCTTGGTCGCCTTGTCGCGGACCAGCTCGATGCCCTGCAGCAGGCCGCGGCCGCGCACGTCGCCCACCTCCTCGAAGCGGTCGCGCAGCCCGTCCAGCCGCGCGGTCAGCTCGACCCCGAGCCTCGCCGCGCGTTCGACCAAGCCCTCGCGCTCGACGACGTCCAGCACCGTGAGCGCGACCGAGGCGGCCAGCGGGTCGGAGACGTGGGTGGTGAAGAAGAGGAAGCCGCGCTCGTGGCAGGTCTCCTCGATGGCCGCGGTGGTGACCACGGCCGCCACCGGGAGGCCGGCGCCGAGGGTCTTGGAGAGAGTCAGGACGTCGGGCACGACGCCGTCCCGCTCGAAGGCGAACAGCGTGCCGGTGCG from Nocardioides sambongensis includes:
- a CDS encoding NAD(P)/FAD-dependent oxidoreductase, encoding MRPNELSRQETAIILVAGPDRIGPLVEAVGRRYAAEYAVRSFGTAASAMTGMADIVEYGGDVAVIGVDPDLADDDALDFLAKVHRLVPTARRVAMITGLWRGEQVDRVRAALAEGRIDAMLSVPLGIRDEEFHAAMSEVLSDWLWSAQAVTVDGVQIVSNADTPDLLRLTDFLQRMGMPYRRYPLESEVSEHLHEMAGPEPTYPLVKAFTGDLLQAPTLADLGALMFGRVSDLGTDHVADLLVVGAGPAGLAAAVYGASEGLSTVVLESEAVGGQAGTSSMIRNYLGFPRGISGMRLAQRARSQATRFGARFFVGTPAAHLAPAESGAPHVVELTDGTRLSARSVVVATGAQYRRLAVEAIEERVGQGVHYGAATSVAHETRGRPVYVVGGGNSAGQAALHLARYADHVTIVIRREDLTATMSDYLVREVHGTKRISVRARTEVVDGRGEGRLEEVTLRHCDTGEHEQVDCGALMLLLGADPCTGWLTGSLCLADDGFVVTGRDLPQYKWSGGIPPESLATNVPGIFAVGDIRAGSMKRVASAAGEGAAVVPLVHAYLSGLDG
- a CDS encoding UBP-type zinc finger domain-containing protein; amino-acid sequence: MTEGIDPSAAPSGAGCVECEESAGWWVHLRRCAQCGHVGCCDSSPSQHATAHFRTSGHPVVQSFEPGEDWFWDYRKESGVRGPTLADPQAHPAEQSAPGPADRLPADWRDHLHP
- a CDS encoding cation:proton antiporter, with the protein product MITHVATAASSSSSADELTTAIVSLFWIACVVAVSPLVVRLARGLVPDVVVLLVLGCAIGASGLDLASTGDGVELIRELGLGLLFLMAGSEIDPATLRSQQGRHAAVTWLLCLVLGFALAWAFIPDADFQVALVLAIAITSTALGAILPILQDRGLGGTALGRAVLTHGAMGELGPILVMAVLLGSRSTLSTLALLILFVIIAIAVTVVPRALVLRVPGLRVALMDGMHGTGQTGMRVIFLLLLTLMAAAAVFELDVVLGAFAAGFILRELQPADAHFLEERVQIVAWSLPVPVFFVTSGMSIDIDAVMERPGLVVTFVAMIILVRGGVVWLRERFGVTGSGLTTRAERYQLALYSAAGLPIIVAVTELARERDLMPEDVAATLVAAGAVTLLLFPLLARFGGRRRERLATRS
- a CDS encoding bile acid:sodium symporter family protein, whose translation is MNDSALITVGLPIALAIIMFGLGLSLTPSDFARVARSPKAVAIALVLQILVLPVIAFGLVTAFDLDPLLAVGVMLLAASPGGTTANLFSHLFRGDVALNVTLTAINSVLAAVSIPLITNFAISHFDADGELGLQFTKVIQVVAIVLVPVAIGMVVRSRSAEFAHRADKPVRIFSIIVLAAVAIGALLGERDNIGEYLEQVGLVTGLFCLISLSLGYGVARLLRLSQAQAVASSMEIGIHNTTIALTIALSVLDSTEVAIPSAVYSILMYVLATAFGFAISRGRTGAEEAVPSHRA
- a CDS encoding HNH endonuclease signature motif containing protein, which translates into the protein MGGVADRHRPRPVACGVEGRHLDRRVLAAGGAAMARGALSLEQARVITTGLDALPARIDTKARRRAEADLVALGTGDRPGIPEGGFGPKELRRLADRILDVVAPEIAEEEDAKRLAALEAAAHAKTSLRIRSLGDGLTRITALVPDPIAGRLATYLDAYTSPRHHASDQDARTGANPDAERLPQHHARGLAFGALLEHLDPANLPDHGGDTTTVIVTIDHTQLTRDLATAGLLDPSHDTNGEQRISAAHARRLACTAKILPAVLGGKSEVLDLGRARRLFTTAQRTALRLRDKTCRAEGCTIPARWCEAHHLDPWSKGGRTDLTDGLLLCSFHHHREHDPTYATTRLANGDRRYHRRR